CGGCGTCTCCAGCAGGATGTGAAGGATCCGGCGGCGCGGGATCGCCGGGCCGCGGAGCTCATGGCGCGGTGGAAGTTCGACCATGACCAGATGAACAACGTCCTCGTGCGCACCAACCCGAAGATCCAGGAGATCCTGGGCAGGGAGTTCCGGGGGGCCATGGGTCTCTTGAGCAAGATGGGCGGACTGTTCGATGAGCTCCTCACCAGCACGGGGCTGCGGTACTACCGTGATCGCGTCTGGAACAACGTGCTCGGGTTGCTGGCGGCCGGACCGGAGGAGCTCGAGAAGGTGAAGATGCGGCTGGGCTGGGAGTCCCAGCAGATGGCCGAGTTCCTCATCAAGGGTGGCTGGGTCAACAACGCGGTGTACCGGCTGGACAGGGGAATGCGCCGGGGACGCGTCGAGGGCAGGTTCCAGCCCGAGCTGGATGGGCTGGAGGTCCACGCGGGGGGAAGCCTGGGCCACCGGCTGCAGCGGCCCTTCTGACGGGTGCGCTCCTGGGAGGGGGCACGCACAGCCTGTGTTCCGCCTATGCTCGGCCGCACCTGGGAGGACCTGGTGCGAATCAACGGCAAGGCCCTGTTGCTCTGGATGTCCGTCGTGCTCGCGAGCCTCAATCCGGCCGCCGCGAGCGAGCCTGTCCAGCTGGCGCAAGTCACCTGCTGGGACACGATGAGCTGCTGCATCGTGAGAGCGCCTCAGACCGCGGCGATGCGCTGCGGGGCCAGTGCGTCGGAGATCGCCGAGGCGCTCAAGGGCGCGAAGGTGCTCCACGACGCCCTGCCAACCGAGGGAGTGACGCTCAAGGAGGAATCCTCCGCGCAGGACGAAGCCCGGACTGACGCGGCGTCAGACGCCTCGGACGAGCCCCCCAACTGCAAGGGCCAGAACCACCACATCATCTCCCGGCGCATCGCCCAGGAACTACAAGAGCACGATACCCTTCGCGGCCTATACGAACCGCGGGATGAACGCTTCAAGACCAGGGCCAAGGACAAGGAGTCGCACTGCGGCTATCAGCAGTGGCACCGTGATGTGGACAAAGAGGTCGTCGAGTGGCTCCAGCGAGAGAGAAAGGCGACGCCGCAGGAGTTCGAGCAGAAGCTGCGGGAAATCTACAACCGGCCGGAGATGCGCGCGAGGTTCCCCGATGGCTACTGAGCGACCGCCCACTCCACGCTTCTTCGTGCTCGATCATGAGATGAGGGGGCCGCATGACACCACTTTCAGCAAGGTTTCTCCTGTCAACTCCGCGGCTGCTCCGCGATGCCCGGTGTGCGGAGACATCCTCGGCATGAGGTTGTGGCTGCCGCCCTACCGAGGCGAGGTGGAACGGTATGGCAGCGCCTTCGGCGACTTCGTCAAGCCGTCGGGCTATGACATCATCATCTCCGAGCGAATGGCGGAGGCCTTCCAGGCTGAAGGGCTGACGGGGTTGCAGGGCTTCCACCCGGTGGAGGTGACGCGCGTGCGCGTCAGGCGCAAGAGGCCGCAACCTCTCAAGGTGCCTCGTTACTTCGTCGCCACTCCCTGCTTCGGCCGCGCGGCCATGGATGTAGCGCACAGCCGCTTGCGCATCCGCGAGCCCATGAAGTGCACGGAGTGCCGCTGCATCAGCGTGGATTCCGTCCATGGCTTCACGTTGGAGCCGGGCACCTGGGCGGGCGAGGACGTGTTCCGTCCCCGTGGCGAACAGTCGAGCATCGTCGTCTCCGAGCGCTTCGCCGCGTTCGTCCAGCGTCACGCGCTGACGAACATGAAGTTGATCCCCACGGAGGAGTTCGTCTGGGACTCGTCGCGTCTGGGCCCCCACCGGACGCTCCTGGCTCCCACTAGGGGGCATGGTGCTCCGGAGGGCGCGCTCCCAGTGCCTCCCGGGCCCTCTCCTCGAAGCCGCGCGCGCCCTGCTGGCGGGCCACCTGGATGGCGCGCAGGAAGCACTCGCGCGCGTCCAGCTCGTGGCCGAGCTCCCGCAGGGCCTCGCCTCGCAGCCGGTGCAGCTCGGCCTCGTAGAAGTGCTGGCCCTCCGTGGGCGCCCGCTCCAGCGCCTCGTTGAGCAGCGCCAGCGCCTCGTGTGGCTGTCCCAGCTTCAGGTGCAGCTCCGCGAGCAGGCCGAGGTCGTGGTGGAACAGGCCGGCGCTGATGCCCGGTCCCCTCCAGGCCGCGATGCCCTCGCGGATGAGCC
The sequence above is drawn from the Archangium gephyra genome and encodes:
- a CDS encoding DUF5995 family protein, with the translated sequence MADTFTASKLTCGSDCKDARHRPRNTGEALLCMKKELEQLYACNDGRAIFLRAYFVMTTQVNAAVHGTGDFERTGPIFFDPAWVDRLAGRFSALYFESLTRSRACYPDNKPICAAWGMAMEQAARPRPSIVQCMLLGINAHINFDLAQGIHEVVREDLRRLQQDVKDPAARDRRAAELMARWKFDHDQMNNVLVRTNPKIQEILGREFRGAMGLLSKMGGLFDELLTSTGLRYYRDRVWNNVLGLLAAGPEELEKVKMRLGWESQQMAEFLIKGGWVNNAVYRLDRGMRRGRVEGRFQPELDGLEVHAGGSLGHRLQRPF
- a CDS encoding Wall-associated protein precursor, translating into MRINGKALLLWMSVVLASLNPAAASEPVQLAQVTCWDTMSCCIVRAPQTAAMRCGASASEIAEALKGAKVLHDALPTEGVTLKEESSAQDEARTDAASDASDEPPNCKGQNHHIISRRIAQELQEHDTLRGLYEPRDERFKTRAKDKESHCGYQQWHRDVDKEVVEWLQRERKATPQEFEQKLREIYNRPEMRARFPDGY